The following are encoded in a window of Nitrospirota bacterium genomic DNA:
- the tssI gene encoding type VI secretion system tip protein TssI/VgrG — translation MRDGRCLLVLLIGFCAVLPGGSHAAGNPALDTLAQGTVVQFTGKEALSEPFMFELTVAAPDKALNFSLVVGQPLTIAVLPGRTVNGMIERIEQLEAPGVQGLYRVRLVPSLNRLKYRSTSRTFYGMMATDIVKTLLTEAGVTNVESRVSNTATARELTVQYQESDFAFISRLLEDTGIHYHFEPSPNGDKVVFSDGNAGFPFLPSGKLLFSTNSTPAVSSFSRGQSLHSGHIQAGDYNWKTPTTDLTAGAQAPIFGDLTERIFPAGVESKADTQAQATIRLAARIADAQQCQGESTYPQLQAGQRMFLAGHPRADFNQEYVITAVEHQRTAKDYRNVFRCLPVQIVFRPLPVTSKPIVSGVVSGIVVGLPGETKHVDQFGRVRIRFPWRSPSHSTQTDPGDSGFVRVAQIATGVGSTAMWLPDVGDEVAIAFEHGDPSRPVIIGSLYNGKDMPPVALPANKHLSILRAQSSTGQMSEMVFDVTAGNERLVLQSGAQALTLGTSGITMAGSSVTLSSGTSFQLQAGADLVQQVGRNLVLESGKDMLLKSGQNFALTSQRNAQFTIGDDAVIVAGKSLVTQSGTLFRFVAAQTGTIQVGDGLLAIQRTGDINIQGKDIAVTSSGNLTLKSSKGLTLNGSKISQN, via the coding sequence ATGCGGGATGGTCGCTGCCTTCTAGTCCTGCTCATCGGATTCTGCGCGGTCCTGCCTGGTGGCAGTCACGCGGCAGGCAACCCTGCTCTGGATACCCTTGCACAGGGAACGGTAGTTCAATTTACAGGGAAGGAGGCGTTGTCGGAGCCATTCATGTTTGAACTCACGGTCGCGGCCCCTGACAAAGCGCTCAATTTTTCGCTGGTGGTCGGTCAACCGCTCACGATAGCAGTGCTTCCCGGGCGGACCGTCAACGGCATGATCGAACGCATCGAACAGCTGGAGGCCCCCGGTGTCCAAGGGCTATATCGGGTTCGGCTGGTTCCCAGTCTGAATCGCCTGAAGTATCGCAGTACGAGCCGAACGTTCTACGGAATGATGGCGACAGACATCGTCAAAACACTGCTTACTGAAGCCGGCGTGACGAACGTGGAATCTCGCGTGAGCAACACAGCCACTGCCCGTGAGCTGACCGTGCAATATCAAGAGAGCGATTTCGCATTCATCTCCCGACTACTCGAAGACACCGGCATTCACTACCACTTCGAGCCTTCTCCCAACGGTGACAAGGTGGTCTTCAGCGATGGCAATGCAGGCTTCCCCTTCTTGCCGTCCGGCAAACTGCTGTTTTCCACGAATTCCACTCCAGCCGTGTCTTCATTCAGCCGTGGCCAGTCACTCCATAGCGGGCACATACAAGCCGGCGACTACAACTGGAAAACCCCGACCACCGACCTGACTGCCGGAGCCCAGGCACCGATCTTCGGTGATCTGACGGAACGGATCTTTCCTGCCGGTGTCGAAAGCAAGGCCGATACCCAGGCGCAAGCCACTATCCGATTGGCCGCCAGGATCGCCGATGCGCAACAATGCCAGGGAGAGTCGACCTACCCGCAACTACAGGCCGGGCAACGAATGTTCTTGGCAGGACACCCCCGCGCTGACTTCAACCAGGAATATGTGATTACGGCGGTGGAACATCAGCGAACGGCCAAAGACTATCGCAATGTCTTTCGCTGTTTGCCCGTGCAGATCGTGTTTCGTCCCCTCCCCGTCACATCGAAGCCCATCGTCAGCGGAGTGGTGTCCGGCATTGTGGTCGGCCTCCCTGGTGAAACCAAACATGTCGACCAGTTTGGACGAGTCAGGATTCGATTCCCATGGAGAAGCCCATCGCATTCCACGCAGACCGATCCGGGAGACAGCGGATTCGTGAGAGTCGCGCAAATTGCAACGGGAGTCGGAAGCACAGCCATGTGGTTGCCGGATGTCGGGGATGAAGTTGCGATTGCATTTGAGCACGGTGATCCTAGCCGCCCTGTGATCATCGGTAGTCTTTATAATGGGAAAGACATGCCGCCCGTCGCCCTTCCCGCCAACAAGCATCTCTCGATCCTGCGGGCGCAATCGTCGACTGGACAAATGTCTGAGATGGTCTTCGATGTGACGGCCGGGAACGAACGGCTCGTCCTGCAGTCTGGCGCTCAAGCGCTGACCCTCGGCACGAGCGGCATCACAATGGCAGGGTCTTCGGTGACCTTGTCGTCCGGTACGTCGTTTCAGTTGCAGGCAGGCGCAGACCTGGTTCAACAAGTCGGCCGGAACTTGGTACTGGAATCCGGCAAGGACATGTTACTCAAATCCGGGCAGAACTTTGCACTCACCAGCCAACGGAACGCACAATTTACAATCGGAGACGATGCGGTCATCGTTGCAGGAAAATCCCTAGTCACCCAGTCCGGCACCCTATTCAGATTCGTCGCAGCACAGACGGGAACGATACAGGTGGGAGATGGCCTACTGGCGATCCAACGTACCGGAGATATAAATATCCAGGGAAAAGACATTGCCGTAACCAGCAGCGGGAATCTCACATTGAAATCCAGCAAGGGCCTGACGTTGAATGGTTCGAAGATTAGCCAGAACTAG
- a CDS encoding YkgJ family cysteine cluster protein, with protein MRDLPIVRSQEARYTRDSAFSYGCHACNHCCHDKIIHLNPYEVTRLAHNRGIGTSEFLSQYTDSAGTALKRVEDGACVFLTEDGCGVHADRPLVCRIYPLGRHVTTQGDEWFAELAPHPHTEGRYGIAGTVEEYLQAQGAQPYIDAVDRYLDLLGKMAAVLRRGLKHNTDVRTKVEQAVDRLMTDHQAPMPVWLDVDAVTTRYCAEQHLAVPTDPSIKMDVHMRAIEAWIEAVHSQPRRTP; from the coding sequence ATGCGAGATCTTCCAATCGTCCGGTCACAGGAGGCGCGCTATACACGCGATAGCGCGTTCTCCTATGGCTGTCACGCCTGCAACCACTGCTGCCATGACAAAATCATCCACCTCAATCCCTATGAGGTGACGCGGTTGGCTCACAATAGAGGCATCGGGACATCGGAGTTTCTCTCGCAATATACGGACTCCGCCGGCACCGCCTTGAAACGGGTTGAAGACGGCGCCTGCGTATTTCTGACAGAGGACGGATGCGGCGTCCATGCGGATCGTCCCTTGGTCTGTCGAATCTATCCGTTAGGCAGACACGTCACGACCCAGGGCGACGAATGGTTCGCTGAATTGGCACCGCACCCACACACCGAGGGCAGGTATGGAATAGCAGGCACGGTGGAAGAATACCTCCAGGCCCAAGGCGCCCAACCCTATATCGACGCGGTAGACCGCTATTTAGATCTCCTCGGAAAAATGGCCGCTGTCCTCAGACGGGGCCTCAAGCACAATACCGACGTGCGAACGAAGGTCGAGCAGGCCGTCGACCGCCTCATGACAGACCATCAGGCTCCGATGCCAGTGTGGCTGGACGTGGATGCGGTCACGACACGATATTGCGCAGAGCAGCATCTCGCCGTACCAACCGATCCTTCCATAAAGATGGATGTCCACATGCGTGCGATTGAAGCATGGATAGAAGCAGTTCATTCCCAACCAAGGAGGACCCCATGA
- a CDS encoding type VI secretion system tube protein Hcp → MMKMIKIARLALAGFMLVLLATSVAQAAPEFYVSITGASQGPFNGEVLRKGFEGKIAGIAFDYSVVSPRDAASGQATGKRVHKPIRVKKAWGASSTQLFSALTKNEMLTTVVIDFFSVDPNGVMTLDHTIKLTNAFVASISHNSESQGTAIASLPTETVEFVFQQIELLNHRTKTAAMDSMLVP, encoded by the coding sequence ATGATGAAAATGATAAAGATAGCCAGACTTGCACTCGCAGGATTCATGCTCGTGCTATTGGCGACGAGCGTTGCGCAGGCCGCACCTGAATTCTATGTGTCGATCACCGGAGCCTCACAAGGCCCGTTCAACGGGGAGGTCCTTCGGAAGGGATTCGAAGGCAAGATCGCCGGAATCGCATTTGACTATTCTGTGGTGAGTCCACGTGATGCCGCAAGCGGTCAGGCGACTGGCAAGCGTGTCCACAAACCGATCAGGGTTAAAAAGGCATGGGGAGCCTCCTCGACGCAACTATTCAGCGCCTTGACGAAGAATGAGATGTTAACGACAGTGGTAATCGACTTCTTCTCAGTCGACCCAAACGGCGTGATGACACTTGACCATACAATCAAACTGACGAACGCCTTCGTGGCATCAATTTCACATAACTCTGAATCGCAGGGAACAGCCATCGCGTCACTTCCGACAGAGACGGTAGAGTTTGTCTTTCAACAAATTGAACTGCTGAATCACAGGACGAAGACTGCGGCGATGGATAGCATGCTGGTACCGTAG